In one Thermodesulfobium acidiphilum genomic region, the following are encoded:
- a CDS encoding LL-diaminopimelate aminotransferase, with the protein MRTAKRIQNVPPYLFSEIDKKKNKLRAEGRDLIDFGIGDPDLPTPMFVVNAMKEFVEDPRNHRYPPYEGTYSFRKTISEWFLKRFNVSLDPDKEVMALIGSKEGIAHIPFSFVDEGDYTLVPNPSYPVYNVATILAGGTPYFMPINEENNFLPEFEKIPVEILEKTKILFLNYPNNPTGAVANLEFFEKAVYYAKKYDFLICHDMAYSEMTYDNYVSPSLLQIDGAKEVSVEFHSLSKMFNMTGWRVGFVVGSSEAIKALGIIKTNVDSGLFVAIQQASEVALRDDSNFIAKMNNIYVRRRDLLVNGLKSLGSDIKPPKGSFYLWVKTPKDFDASSFTERLILETNIVVTPGSGYGSEGNKYVRFAITVSEDRIKEAIERMKSKSIQF; encoded by the coding sequence ATCAGAACCGCGAAAAGAATACAGAATGTACCACCTTATCTATTTTCTGAAATTGATAAAAAGAAAAATAAACTTAGAGCTGAAGGTAGAGACTTAATAGATTTTGGTATAGGTGATCCAGATTTACCAACCCCAATGTTTGTAGTCAATGCAATGAAAGAATTTGTTGAAGACCCTAGAAATCACAGATATCCACCATATGAAGGAACCTACTCTTTTAGAAAGACTATTTCCGAATGGTTTTTAAAAAGGTTTAACGTTAGCCTGGATCCAGATAAAGAGGTAATGGCCTTGATTGGTTCTAAAGAAGGAATTGCACATATTCCTTTTTCTTTTGTTGATGAAGGTGATTATACACTGGTACCAAACCCTTCTTATCCAGTTTACAATGTCGCAACAATTCTTGCTGGTGGAACACCTTACTTTATGCCCATAAACGAAGAAAATAATTTTTTACCTGAGTTTGAAAAAATACCTGTTGAAATTTTGGAAAAGACAAAGATTTTATTTTTAAATTATCCAAATAATCCAACTGGAGCTGTAGCTAATCTCGAATTTTTTGAAAAAGCTGTTTATTATGCTAAAAAATATGATTTTCTAATTTGCCATGATATGGCATATTCTGAGATGACTTATGATAATTATGTAAGCCCTAGTTTGTTACAGATTGATGGCGCAAAAGAAGTAAGTGTTGAATTTCATTCCCTGTCAAAAATGTTCAATATGACAGGATGGAGAGTAGGTTTTGTTGTAGGATCGAGTGAGGCTATCAAAGCCTTGGGTATTATAAAAACAAATGTTGATTCAGGACTTTTCGTTGCAATTCAACAGGCATCTGAGGTAGCGCTAAGGGATGATTCCAATTTCATAGCAAAAATGAATAACATTTATGTTAGAAGAAGAGATTTATTGGTTAACGGTCTGAAAAGTTTAGGATCAGATATAAAACCTCCTAAAGGTTCTTTTTATCTTTGGGTAAAAACACCAAAAGATTTTGATGCCTCATCCTTTACAGAAAGATTAATATTAGAAACAAATATTGTAGTTACTCCTGGAAGCGGCTATGGTTCAGAGGGGAATAAATATGTTAGATTTGCTATTACTGTAAGTGAAGATAGGATCAAAGAGGCTATTGAAAGAATGAAGTCGAAAAGTATACAATTTTAA
- a CDS encoding carbon-nitrogen hydrolase, whose product MKIRVCIVQKICNFTFDENVLQSEKIILQAKKNGADIVIFSELFLNKYFCISYDPKNFDLALDDNSDILKNFQNFARKNNIAIVFPYFEKRSQGIYHNSVILFDKDGKIAGKYRKMHIPDDPGYFEKYYFTPGDLGFEPIKCSLGKIGILICWDQWFPEAARIMALKGAQILIYPTAIGFDPNDSKLEQKKQLDSWLTIQRSHAIANSLPVISVNRVGLESNKKQKIRFWGNSFVCGPQGEYLERAKETEQILYVNIDLDQSEKVRRIWPFFRDRRHSDYEEIIKCFID is encoded by the coding sequence ATGAAAATTAGAGTCTGTATTGTACAAAAAATTTGTAACTTTACATTTGATGAAAACGTCCTACAATCTGAAAAAATAATATTACAGGCAAAAAAAAATGGTGCAGACATTGTAATTTTTTCAGAACTGTTTTTAAATAAATATTTTTGTATATCCTATGACCCAAAAAACTTTGATCTTGCATTGGATGATAATTCAGATATTTTAAAGAATTTTCAAAACTTTGCTCGCAAAAATAACATTGCAATAGTTTTTCCATATTTTGAGAAAAGGTCTCAAGGCATATATCATAACAGTGTAATACTTTTTGATAAAGATGGAAAAATAGCTGGGAAATATAGAAAGATGCATATCCCAGACGATCCAGGTTATTTTGAAAAATATTATTTTACGCCGGGAGATCTTGGTTTTGAGCCAATAAAATGTAGTCTGGGAAAAATAGGGATTTTAATTTGTTGGGATCAATGGTTTCCAGAAGCTGCAAGAATTATGGCTCTTAAGGGTGCGCAAATACTAATTTATCCTACAGCAATTGGATTTGATCCAAATGATAGTAAATTAGAACAAAAAAAACAATTAGATTCCTGGCTCACAATTCAAAGATCTCATGCAATTGCAAATTCGCTGCCAGTAATATCGGTTAACAGAGTAGGCCTAGAATCAAACAAAAAGCAAAAAATAAGATTTTGGGGTAATAGTTTTGTTTGTGGTCCTCAAGGAGAATATCTAGAAAGGGCAAAAGAAACAGAACAAATATTATATGTAAACATTGATTTAGATCAAAGTGAAAAAGTAAGAAGAATATGGCCTTTTTTTAGAGATAGAAGACATAGTGATTACGAAGAAATTATAAAATGTTTTATCGATTAA
- a CDS encoding agmatine deiminase family protein has protein sequence MSTLIAEWEKQDGLILVYPHEKTDWNKNLLKIRLFYHSLIDQIIKFGKVILIIPEDLSCENELNFNYKDLVCLKAKTNDTWIRDNGPIFIKKNDNLIFLNFKFNGWGNKFNFEFDNDLNNKLFSSGIFDKRVIKKDINFVLEGGSIDHNSAGIILTTQNCLLNENRNPQYSKEAIEELFLNIFEQKKILWIKSGKLMGDHTDSHIDMLAKFVNKDTIVYSKSLNKNYPYYNELNQMEKELTNFRDCNNKPFNLIPIFLPEVRDKQGNYLPATYTNFLIFNSAVLVPIYHSKEDENAIEVFEKIFFDKEVIPVDSRILITQGGALHCATNNIPDGFLNREVLKNEN, from the coding sequence TTGAGTACATTAATTGCAGAGTGGGAAAAACAAGACGGACTAATTCTTGTTTATCCACATGAAAAAACTGATTGGAACAAAAATTTGCTAAAAATTCGCTTATTTTACCACAGTTTGATAGATCAAATTATAAAATTTGGGAAAGTAATTTTAATAATTCCTGAAGATTTGAGCTGTGAAAATGAATTAAACTTCAACTACAAAGATCTAGTCTGCCTAAAAGCTAAAACTAATGATACCTGGATTAGAGATAATGGGCCAATCTTTATTAAAAAGAATGATAATTTGATTTTCTTAAATTTTAAATTTAACGGTTGGGGCAATAAGTTTAATTTTGAATTTGATAACGATTTGAATAACAAGTTATTTTCATCTGGGATTTTTGATAAACGTGTAATAAAAAAGGATATAAACTTTGTATTGGAAGGCGGTAGTATAGATCACAATTCTGCTGGAATAATTTTAACTACACAAAATTGTCTGCTTAATGAAAACAGAAATCCTCAATATTCTAAAGAGGCTATTGAAGAATTATTTCTAAACATATTTGAGCAAAAAAAGATTCTATGGATAAAGAGTGGAAAATTGATGGGGGACCATACTGACTCTCATATTGATATGTTAGCTAAATTTGTAAATAAAGATACTATAGTTTATTCAAAATCATTAAATAAAAATTACCCATATTATAATGAGCTCAATCAGATGGAAAAAGAATTAACTAATTTTAGAGATTGTAACAATAAGCCTTTTAATTTAATTCCAATATTTTTACCAGAAGTTAGAGACAAACAAGGAAATTATTTACCTGCAACTTACACTAATTTTTTAATATTTAATTCTGCAGTTTTAGTTCCAATATATCATTCAAAAGAAGACGAAAATGCTATAGAGGTGTTTGAAAAAATATTCTTTGACAAAGAAGTAATACCAGTTGATTCAAGAATACTAATTACTCAAGGTGGGGCTTTGCACTGCGCTACTAATAATATTCCAGATGGCTTTCTTAATAGAGAGGTTTTAAAAAATGAAAATTAG
- a CDS encoding sensor domain-containing diguanylate cyclase — protein sequence MDPDDVEQLSFNTFSYFTNNVLLNEEKLKILLFNILENFEDAIVIYDNNLRCIFYNSKYLNILNLNSKEINFFNHTLKEANNLLSKKVINPTVFLNRNSEILDLSRETSDIIELTNDTILERHSIPFSGSPDFKGKIIIYKDITKKIQENISASLDQEIITTVIQNLPFYLLIVDRNKNIIFANQQAKNFDNLSSTCYKLLFGRENPCENCQLEIVVSQKINYAFETNFKNNKTFSVIISNLKSSLDNDLVSIFAMDISKHKEVESKNLYLSYIDPLTGILNRRGFFVFIKSNYERVKLNNKKLFLFFFDIDGLKKINDSYGHINGDIAIKNIAKILKSALRDSDLLARFGGDEFVALVVCNSQSNTDQILNRISKKIHDLNSSKILNFNLSVSCGISEVKPDQLQEIDKIIHKADQAMYLEKKQKKKL from the coding sequence ATGGATCCTGATGATGTAGAACAACTATCATTTAATACATTTTCTTATTTTACAAACAATGTTCTCCTAAACGAAGAAAAGCTTAAAATTTTACTTTTTAATATTCTTGAAAATTTTGAAGATGCAATAGTTATATATGATAATAACTTAAGATGTATTTTCTATAATTCGAAATATTTAAACATATTGAATTTAAATTCGAAAGAAATCAATTTTTTTAATCATACCTTAAAAGAAGCTAATAATCTTTTATCAAAAAAGGTTATAAATCCAACTGTTTTCTTAAATAGGAATTCTGAAATTTTAGATTTAAGCAGGGAAACTTCTGATATTATAGAGTTAACAAATGATACTATTTTAGAAAGGCACTCTATCCCCTTTTCAGGTAGTCCGGATTTTAAAGGGAAAATAATAATTTATAAAGATATCACGAAAAAGATACAAGAGAATATATCAGCAAGTTTGGATCAAGAAATTATAACCACAGTTATTCAAAACCTACCATTTTATTTGTTAATTGTAGATAGAAATAAAAATATTATTTTTGCCAATCAGCAGGCAAAAAACTTTGATAACTTAAGTTCTACTTGTTACAAACTACTCTTTGGCAGAGAAAATCCATGTGAGAATTGCCAATTAGAAATCGTTGTTAGCCAAAAAATTAATTATGCTTTTGAAACAAATTTTAAAAATAACAAGACTTTTTCTGTAATAATATCAAACTTAAAAAGTTCGTTAGACAATGATTTGGTTTCAATTTTTGCAATGGATATTTCAAAACACAAAGAGGTGGAAAGTAAAAATCTTTATCTTTCTTATATTGATCCACTTACGGGGATTTTGAATAGAAGAGGATTTTTTGTATTTATCAAAAGTAATTATGAAAGAGTAAAATTAAATAATAAAAAATTATTCTTATTCTTCTTTGATATTGATGGACTTAAGAAAATTAATGATAGTTATGGTCATATCAATGGAGATATTGCAATAAAAAATATTGCAAAGATATTGAAATCTGCGCTCAGAGATAGTGATTTGCTGGCTCGTTTTGGAGGGGATGAATTTGTGGCGTTGGTGGTGTGTAACTCACAAAGCAATACAGATCAAATATTGAATAGGATATCTAAAAAAATTCATGATTTAAATTCTTCAAAAATCTTAAACTTTAATTTGTCAGTATCTTGTGGCATATCAGAAGTAAAACCTGATCAGCTTCAAGAAATTGATAAAATAATTCATAAAGCTGATCAGGCGATGTATTTAGAAAAAAAACAAAAGAAAAAACTTTAA
- a CDS encoding 2-hydroxyacid dehydrogenase, producing the protein MSSKPKVVMTNKILDEPYNWLKERVNLVCWEEESQPPQEVIKSWLQDADGLYSTFYPVTKTLLEDAKKLKVVSQCAVGYDNIDVNYCTERKIPVCNTPHVVVEATAELTYGLLICAARDIINAVNYVKEGKWIKNFGYPLSHDLHGKTLGIFGMGNVGSALARRAKASLMNVIYHNRKPNPNDKSLNARYVSFDELIETSDYLVVLSPLTPETRGKFNYEVFKRMKKTAILINAARGPIVVTEDLYKALLDKEIAFAALDVVDPEPIPFNSPLLNLPNVIITPHIGTATYETRLNMMQLAAENLLDVLEGRKPKYCVNSEVL; encoded by the coding sequence ATGTCTTCAAAACCTAAAGTGGTAATGACAAATAAAATATTAGATGAGCCATACAATTGGCTTAAAGAAAGAGTTAACCTTGTTTGCTGGGAAGAAGAAAGTCAACCTCCTCAGGAAGTTATAAAGAGTTGGCTTCAAGATGCAGATGGACTTTATTCTACGTTCTATCCTGTAACAAAAACCTTACTAGAAGATGCAAAAAAACTTAAAGTTGTTAGTCAGTGTGCTGTGGGCTATGATAATATTGATGTAAATTATTGTACTGAAAGAAAAATACCAGTATGTAATACTCCACATGTCGTTGTTGAAGCAACTGCTGAACTTACTTATGGTTTATTAATTTGTGCAGCAAGAGATATTATAAATGCTGTAAATTATGTTAAAGAGGGCAAATGGATTAAAAATTTTGGGTATCCTTTATCTCATGATTTACATGGTAAAACACTTGGCATTTTTGGAATGGGTAATGTTGGATCTGCTTTAGCAAGAAGAGCTAAGGCTTCATTAATGAATGTAATATATCACAATAGAAAACCAAATCCTAATGATAAGAGTCTAAACGCCAGATATGTTAGCTTCGATGAGCTAATAGAAACTTCAGATTATTTGGTTGTTTTATCACCACTAACTCCTGAAACTAGAGGAAAATTTAATTACGAAGTTTTTAAGAGAATGAAAAAAACTGCAATTCTAATAAATGCAGCACGAGGACCAATTGTGGTAACAGAAGATCTTTATAAAGCTTTATTGGATAAAGAAATTGCCTTTGCTGCCTTAGACGTAGTAGATCCTGAACCGATTCCTTTTAATAGTCCACTTTTAAACCTACCGAACGTTATTATTACGCCTCATATAGGAACAGCAACATATGAAACAAGATTAAATATGATGCAACTTGCAGCCGAAAATCTTTTAGATGTCTTAGAAGGGAGAAAACCAAAATATTGTGTTAACTCTGAGGTTCTTTAA
- the wrbA gene encoding NAD(P)H:quinone oxidoreductase, which produces MAKVLIVYYSLYGHVHRLAKAISSGAGSVEGTQVSIKRVPETLSDDIIEKMGAKDIQQKIRRTIPEVSLDDLTNSDAIVFGTPTRFGNMCAQMKTFLDSTGGIWSRGELFGKVGSVFTSSNTQHGGQESTILTFLPYLFHQGMIIVGLPYLFKGQTIMSEITGCSPYGASCVAGENSSRSVSQNEVDGAFFQGKYVALITKNICENREQYFKTLVSLNNKKIKGG; this is translated from the coding sequence TTGGCTAAAGTATTAATTGTATATTATTCTTTGTATGGCCATGTTCACAGACTTGCTAAGGCTATTAGCAGTGGAGCGGGTAGTGTAGAAGGTACCCAAGTAAGCATAAAAAGAGTTCCAGAAACTCTTTCTGACGATATTATAGAAAAAATGGGTGCAAAGGATATTCAACAAAAAATAAGGAGAACAATTCCTGAGGTTTCATTAGACGATTTAACGAATAGTGATGCAATAGTGTTTGGGACTCCTACGAGATTTGGGAACATGTGCGCACAAATGAAAACATTTTTAGATAGCACTGGGGGCATATGGTCAAGAGGAGAACTATTTGGAAAAGTTGGCAGCGTTTTTACTTCTTCTAATACTCAACACGGAGGACAAGAGTCTACTATTCTAACCTTTTTGCCATATTTGTTTCATCAAGGAATGATAATCGTCGGTTTGCCTTATTTGTTTAAAGGTCAAACAATTATGAGTGAAATAACTGGTTGCTCTCCTTACGGAGCTTCTTGTGTTGCTGGTGAAAATTCTTCTAGAAGTGTTTCTCAAAATGAAGTAGATGGCGCCTTTTTTCAGGGGAAATATGTAGCACTTATTACAAAAAATATTTGCGAAAATAGAGAACAATATTTTAAAACTTTAGTTTCTCTTAATAATAAAAAAATAAAAGGAGGATAA